The following DNA comes from Candidatus Methylacidiphilum fumarolicum.
GCTTGCAACTAAAGCTAAAGAGCGTTGGCTCCTGTCTACTACGGCTTGCGCCATCTCTCTATGGCATAAGGCAGCTGACAGATTAGTTTCCAAAGTGGCGTTGAGAAACTCGTTTTTGCTAGGGGAAGGTTGGTTTTCTCCCCTGGCTGCAAGGCGGCTAGCCTGACATAGGGTTTAAGCAGGTCCAGAGGCGAATAGACTCTACCGCCATCCCGAAGAATGGCTTCTAAGCAGCTAGAAATTCCGTTGAGGCGGTTAATTTAGTCCCATGAGCGATTTCTTGCAACCGGGACAAACCTAAACGAAAGGCAACGAGCTATCTTTTCTCCTATGATTCTTTATTCATGATTCTTTATAGATGGCGAAGGCTTCCTCCACGGATGCTCCATCAAAGGTGATAGCAGCAATGGCATTACAAAAAGCAACTGCTTCGCTCAAGGATTTTTGGTGAATGTTCCTTCCTGTGGCGTTTCCATAAGTACCGCCGATATGGATTTGGGCATGTAGCCTGCTTAGGAAATCCTTGACGGCTGTTTCTTTCCCGCCAGCGCAGATTAGTCTTGTCCTTCCCGCAGCCGCTACTGCTTCTTTGAGTGCTAGGTTGGCATCCCCTTCTTTGACCGAAGGCGGATTGACCTTAACAAAATCCGCTCCAAGGCAGGCGCCTAATCCAGCGGCTCCAGCTACAAGATGCGGATCAGTTTCGTTGCTTACTGCTTTCCCACGAGGATACGACCATATAATAGCAATTAGTCCACGCTGATGGGCTTCGAAAACAAGCCGTGCCGCTTCTGTAAGCATCTGCGCTTCGAATTCACTACCGGGATAGATCGTATAGCCCACGCCAACAATAGGTACAGGCTTAGTCTCCAAAAAATAATCGAGTTGTTCAAAGGAAAGCCAAAGAAGACTTAAAGGGTCTCTCTGAGCTGTTTTTACTAGATGCGTCTTACTGTTGAGTTTGACAATATAACGTACATTCGGATAATCCATTCCATAGCGAGCAATAAGTCCAAGCTGTGTGGCAAAGGCTCCAATCCGCGCTTTACTGGCAATTTTAAACAAATGCTCAGGATCAGCGTCTTCAGGAGAAATGCCAGGCCCGTAAAAATCATCATTCAAATGCTCCACTTTCTGATCCCCAGCCATAAGCATCAGTCGGCCGGAACCTTGGGTGATCTCAAAAAAAATCCGCTTGTAGGCATCTTTTTTTGATTCCGGGACATCCAGCGGCACTTTGATTTCATCTAAATGGATCATTAAAACCTCCTTTTAGAAATAAACAAAGAGTGAAACCAAAAAGTTTCAAATTCAATTTGCCACCAGGCTATCGTATGGAATCAAGCCGCTAGCGAATCACGCCTCGTTCAGAATCCTTGATAAAACGGATGATGGCCATAAGCTCTTGAGTTTTTTCAGTGACTTTTTCTAGCTCTTCTAAGGCCTGAGAAATGTTTAATCCCCCATCTAGGAGTAGCTTTAAGGCAAACTTGAGGCTTTTAATCTGTTCTTCAGAAAAATGATTTCTTTTTAAACCGACGAGGTTGAGCGAGCGGAGCTTAGCAGGATTGCCATCGACTAAAGAAAATGGGATTACATCTTGAACAACCTTCGTGCAGCCGCCAATCATTGAGAATCTCCCAATCCGACAAAACTGATGTACGGCCGAAAGCCCTCCTATGGTGACATGGTCTTCGACCACGACATGTCCAGCCAGTGTGGCATTGTTAGAAAACACACACCAGTCTCCTATTCGACAGTCGTGCGCGATATGGGTGTAGGCCAGAAAATGGTTGTGAGAGCCGATTTCCGTCGTTTGTCCCTTAAAGGTAGAACGATGAACGGTAGAAAATTCCCTAAAAACGTTGTTTGTCCCGATTTTAAGATACGTGGGCTCTCCTTGATATTTTAAATCCTGGGATTTCTCACCAATCACACAAAAAGAATAAAATTCGTTTTCCGGGCCTATTTCAATCTCTCCTTTGAGAACAGCATGCGGATGAATGATACAATTGTCTCCAATCTTTACCCCTTCACCAATATAGGCATAGGGACCAATTTCAACTCCAGCGCCAATCTGCGCCTTTTCACTTACAACCGCTGTGGGATGAATAGAGGTCTGCATGAGCAATTCATTGTGTTTTCTATCAGCCGATCCACCGCTTCCGACCGGTAGGCTTACCCGTCAACCAAAGCAAAGAGAAGCTCTCCTTCGCACACCGTCTCCTTGTTGACGTAGCATTTCCCAAAAGCTTTCCCAATCTTCCCTCTTGCCTTTGTCATTTCCACTTCGATGATCAGCGTATCCCCCGGCATCACCGGCTTGCGAAACTTCACCTTGTCCGCGCTCATAAAGTAACCGAGTTTGCCCGCATTCCCTGCTTTTCTCAATAGAAGAATACTGGCCAGCTGAGCCATTGCTTCAATCTGAAGCACCCCCGGCATAATGGGATGCCCTGGAAAATGGCCTTGAAAATAGGCTTCGTTCATTGTCACTGCTTTCTGGCCTATGGCTTTTACATCATCCTGAAAACCGAGTACTCGATCCAACATTAAAAATGGATAGCGATGCGGCAGAATCTTCATCACCTCGTTGATATCTAAGGCGCCTTCCCCAACGGGGATATTTTCAACGGGCATCAAATGGGACAGATAATTCTTATAGGCTTTCTGTATTTCTCTGATGAATTTGACATTCAGAAAATGACTAGGCCGAGCGGCCACAACTCTGGCTTTTAATCTCTTGGGAAAGAGAGCAAAGTCTCCAATCATGTCAAAAATTTTGTGTCTGACAAACTCGTTTTCAAACCGCAAAGGCTGCTGACTGTAGACTGCTTCCCCCCTAATGACAATTGCATTATCTAGACTGCCTCCTTTAATCAACCCTTTTTCGATAAGAGGAACCAGTTCCTCATAAAAGACGAAAGTTCGGGCAGGGGCAATCTCAGTTACAAAACTTTTGATATCGTACTTCCAGCTAAAATACTGCGTAAAAAGTCCTGTGTGACTGACATGGGTACAACTAATCGAAAAGTTCTGATCAGGCCAGGCAGCAATGTAGGCTCCATCCTCGCCTTCCACCCAAACTGGTTCTCTCAGCTCAAAAAAAGAAACTGCTTTATCCTGTTCGACCGTTCCAACTTTTAAGATTTCATTGACTAGGAACATGCCACTGCCATCTCCAATCGGTGGCTCATTGGCATTCAGTTCAATGAGCGCATTATCTACCCCACAGCCGCTTAAAGCAGCTAAAACATGTTCAACGGTATGAACCTTGACGTTTCCTTCTCCTATTGTCGTCGCTCGTTCCGTTTGCCTGACGTTATCCACCGATACCTGCACGGTGGGTTCATCGGGAAGATCAACCCTTTTAAATACATAGCCACTGTCAGCTTCCGCTGGCTTAATGACAATTCTTACTGGATTACCGGTATGTAGGGATAGTCCTTCCACGCTCACCGGTTCGCGTATAGTCCTTTGCATTATCACAACGATCTACTCCTTTTGATTCCGCCTCTCTTATAAAAAGATCTAAAGTGTCCTTTTTGCAAGATTGTTCTGTTGCGTTTTTGTTCAATTTTGTTTTTTTCAATAAGATGATACCTTTTAACTCCGTGCGATTCCACCAATGCTTTTCTTCCCGTGAAACTTTTTTTTTATTTCATCTGTCTAATCCAATAAAAAAAGGAGAAAAAAGGGAATCCCTAGCCCTATGGTGGCTTCTTTTCTTTCTTTTGCTTTTCTCTTTACTAGCCGGTGGATGTAACCGGCAAAAAAAAATCCAAAAGGCGCAGCGACCAGCCTATCCTTTCTTTGAGGAAATGGAAACATCTTCCATGCCTAAAGGAAAGCAAGGAGGCATATTCATAGAAACGAGTGCCGCAGAGCCTTCTACTTTTAATTGGCTTGTCTCTGAAGATGCTACTTCTGCTTCGTTCCTTAATCTGATGTTTGATAGTCTGCTTTCCTATGATCCGATAGAAGATCATGTGATCCCAGGGCTGGCAAAGCAGTGGGAGGTAGCTCCCGACAATAAGACTTTTCGCTTTAAACTCAGAAAAGGGCTTAGTTGGAGCGATGGCGTACCGCTGACCGCTGATGATGTGATCTTTAGCTTTGCCTGTATTTACGATCCCAGGTTCCCTAACCGTAATGCTTATGATCTTTCTGTAAACGGAAAACCTTTTAAAGTAGAAAAGATCGATGATCAAACCATTCAGATCCAAACCCCTGAAATCTTTGCTCCTTTCTTACGCTACATGTCAGGCTTTCCCTTGATGCCCAAACATATCCTCGAACCCTATTTCAAGGATGGATCTTTACAAAATCAATGGAATATAAGCACAGCCAAAAAGGATCCTAAGTCGATTGTTGCAAGTGGGCCCTTTTTGATTCTTTCGTATAATCCTGGAGAACGAATCGTTCTAGAAGCTAATCCCAGATACTGGAAAAAAGCCGATGGGGATATTCGGTTGCCTTATATCGATTATTTAATTGTCAAGTTCGTCAAGGATGCTAACGCCAGCTTGATTGCTTTTGCTTCCGGTCAAACAGACATCGAAGGAATAAGTCCAGACAACGTCGCATGGGTTCAAAAAGGGGAAAATATTTATCACTACACCATTTACGACAGAGGTCCCTCTACCGCTTCTTCCTTTCTTTGGTTTAATCAGAACCCTGGGAAAAACAAAAATAACGACCCTTATGTCCTTCCTTACAAGCTCAAATGGTTTCAAAATAGACTCTTCCGCCAAGCTATTTCTTATGCCATTGATAGGGAAGGGATTATTAATGGCGTGCTTTTTGGAAGGGGGACCCCGCTTTGGGGCCCTGAAACCCCAGCCAATGTAAAATGGTATAACCCCAACGTTAAAAAGTATCCCTATAATCCTAGCCTTGCTTTGCAGCTTCTAGAACAGGCTGGATTCCACCGGGATGCCACTGGAAGGCTTTTTGATCAGGACAACCATCCAGTTTCTTTTACGCTTCTGACCAATCAAGAAAATCCAATCCGCACGGCCATGGCCACCATCTTTAAAGAAAACTTAAAACAGATAGGCATTGAAGTGCTCCTGCAATTCATCGATTTTGGCACGCTCGTAACCAAAATTAGTGACAGTTACGAGTATGAAGCCTGTCTGCTTGGACTAACGGGAGGAGGAGATCCTGCCGATGGCATGTCTGTGTTCATGAGCAAAGGGAGACTGCATCAGTGGTATCCTAACCAACCACAGCCGGCTACTCCCTGGGAAGCAGAAATAGACAGGCTTATGGTCGAACAGTTAACTACCTTGGACGAGGCGAAGAGGATTCAATGCTGGTTTAAAGTTCAAGAAATTATGAGTGAGGAGCAGCCGTATATCTATCTGGTAACTCCAAATACTTATGTTGGATTGAAAAACCGGTGGCGGAATGTAAAAATTCCTCGTATCGGCCCATTAGTCTGGAATATAGAAGAGATATGGACGCCATGATTTCCACACAAGATCGGCCTAAAGAACATATTTTTCTTGAAAGTGTGGTGGGGCCTGTGAGGATAGTTTTAATCGAAGGTCAGCCTGCAAGCCTCCAACAGATTGACCCAAAGACTCCTCACTTATCTAAATGGATTCTAGAAAGTCAAAGGCAATCGCCCATGCTTTTTAGCCTTCTGTCCAAGAGTCTCCTAAACGGGGATATTTTTGAAGGAGAACTTTCGCTTCAAGGGCTTCCTCCCTTTTACAAAATGGTATTGGAACGGGTAAAAACAATTCCCAAAGGGACCGTAAAAACCTACAGTCAACTGGCAGAAGAAATAGGCCATCCTCTTGCTGTTAGGGCTGTTGGATCAGCCCTAGCAAAAAACCCTTTGCCTCTGCTGATTCCCTGCCATCGCGTGATTAGAAAAAATGGACAAATTGGCCATTATAGCTTGGGCGGAAAATCAATGAAAGAAAAACTCCTTAAACTGGAAGGATTCAAACCGTTTCCATAACAATGACACTTTCTTGTGTAGTCATGAGCTGTCGCACAAGAGGGTCAGTGTTCCAAAGGTGCGCCGAATTCCTGGGGGGCTGTCTAAATGCTGCGGCGGTGGGAACGTAAAATGTTCTTCTGTGGCCATCTCTTAGAGCTAGAAAGCGCACTAAAGGCTTTGCCTAGCGTCTTACTTCTATCCAGCAACAGGCTGGCAGCTCAGTCAAAGGTATATCTGGTAAAGGAAACGGGCCGTGAAGCAGCGAAAGCTTTAGGTTTTTTTTTGCTGCTACTTTTTGGGCTTTTGAGAAAAGCCTCTTTGTTTCCCACTTTCTGTAGTTAGTGGAAAGAAAAAGGGTTGTTAGTTCCTCTGAACAGAGATCCAATGCTTGATCAAGCATTGCCTCAAAATCCCTAGGAAAAGAAAAATGCTTGCCATGCCTGCCACAGGAAAAAGTGGGGGGATCAATAATGATATGATCAAACCTAAGATGTTTTTTGCGGAGTAGCTTCAAAGATTCTCTGGCATCAATAGCCAAAAATGTGTGTCCTGTGGGGTCAACTCCATTAAGCCTGTAATTTTCTTTGCCCCATTCTAAAAATTTAGCCGAAAGATCCACATTCCAACTTTGACCTCCAGCAACAGCGGCACACAGTCCAAAGGAACAGCTGAAAGCAAATAGGTTTAAAAGCTTGCCGATTTTCCTCTTTCTTAAAAATAACCGATTTTGTCTTTGATCTATAAATAAGCCTGGAGAACTACCTCCATGAAAACGGATCGAGTAAGAAAGTCCATTTTCATGACAAATAGTTTGTAGGGGCAGAGTCTCTTCTCCATAGAGTTGTAGAAGCCCCTCAGAGGCAGGGCATTCTTTTTTAAAACGCTTTTTTAAAAATACTCTTCTAGGGGATAATCCATGGGACCGACTCCAACAAAAGAGCGATTCAACCAACTCCTCTTTTCTTTGTTCTTCGTTTAAGACCACTACATAGTCTTCTCCATACCTTTCTATCCATCCCCATTCCGATGTATAGACCCGATGAATGTCTGTTAAAGATCGTTGGAAAGAAGCTAAAATAGTCGAATCGATCCACATAGAATGTCGCTAGATGGAAGGAATGGAGGCAATGAGTTTTTTGGTATACTCATCTTTTGGATTTTTATAAATTTCTTCTGGTGATCCTTCTTCCACAATCCTCCCTTTATTGAGCACAAGCACATAATCGCTAAGGTATTCGACTACAGCCAAATCATGAGAAATGAAAAGGTAGGAAAGGTTAAATTCTTGCTGTAGATCCATTAACAAATTAATGATCTGTGCCTGCACCGAGACATCCAGGGCACTTACAGGTTCATCACATATGATCAGTTTCGGTCCGACGGCTAAGGCCCGGGCTATGCCGATCCGTTGCCGCTGGCCTCCGCTAAATTCATGAGGGTATCGATACAGATGCTCAGCGCTGAGTCCGACTTTTTCGAGAAGCTCAACAATTTTTTCTTTTTTTTGTTTTTTCTCCATGCCTGGAAAGTGAATATCTAGAGGTTCTCTTAAGATCGATTCGATAGTGAGCCTAGGGTTTAGAGAGTTATGAGGATCCTGGAAAATCATCTGTATTTTTTTTCTATACGGACGAAATTGCTTTTGGCTTAGATTATGAATTGGCCTGCCTTCGTAAAGAATAGAACCTGAGGTTGGGTCTTGCAGTCTTACAATCGTTCTGCCTATAGTCGTTTTCCCGCTGCCGCTTTCACCAACGAGTCCAATGGTTTGTCCTTCTTTAATTGTAAAGGTCACATCGTCAACAGCCTTAACCCACTCTTTCGAACGGCCCAGTAGGCTTTTCCGAATTGGGAAATAGACTTTAAGGGAATTAACGCTAAGCAGTGGAGAGGAAGCAGTAGGTCCAGTCATAAGTTCAGGGAAGATTCTATCAAAGAATAATCGATAGCACGCAATCTTTTCCCTTTTTCTCCAAGTCTTGGAACACAATCAATCAAAGCCTTGGTATAGGGATGGGTAGGGGAATAAATCACTTTTTCAGTTGGGCCTTCTTCAACCACTTGCCCTCTGAACATTACCACCACCCGATCAGAAAAGCCTTTGACTATACCAAAATTATGAGTAATCAGCAAGACAGACATGGCCAGATCCTTCTGAATTTTAGCAAAAAGTTCTAGAATCTGTGCTTGGATGGTGACATCAAGGGCTGTAGTAGGTTCATCAGCAACAAGAAGCTTTGGTTTGCATAGCAGGGCCATGGCGATCATCACTCTTTGCTGCATGCCTCCGCTCAGTTCATGCGGATAGCTTTTCCAGACCCTCTGGCAATCAACGATCCCTACCTTTTGCAATACCTCTAAGCCAAGAACCTTTTTGTCTTTGAGATGAGGTTGGTGGAGTTCAATAGCCTCCAAAAGTTGAAAACCAATGGAATAGACTGGATTCAAAGAGGTTGAGGGTTCTTGAAACACATAAGCGATTTCTCCACCTCGATACTTTCGTAATTCTTTTTGCGACAGTGCCAAGAGGTCTACTCCCTCATAAAGAATTTTCCCTTTTTTGTATACAGCAGGCGGACTCTCCAAAAGTTTTGTCAAAGACAGGGCGGTCACCGATTTGCCACTTCCACTTTCCCCAACAATAGCAACCGACTCTGCCTTTTCTATTGAAAAACTTACCCCACGCAGAGCAGGGATTTCACCGGACTGAGTTAAAAAATGGACATGAAGGTCTTCTACTTGAAGAAGCATGCGTACTATATCCTATTAGGTTTAAACTTTTTTCCTTACTATCAATTAATACAAATTAGCCTCTTTTTGTTTGATAAATACGAAATTTTGGATCCACAAGGTCCCGAAGCACATCGCCTAGCATATTAAAAGCTACCACGGTTATCAAAATAGCAATTCCAGGAGTCAACAGCCACCAGAAATTAAGCATGAATACCTTCATATCCTGGGCTTGTGCTAGCATGAGCCCCCAGGAAGCAGAAGGTTCCTGAATCCCAAGGCCAAGAAAGCTCAAAGCTGCTTCTCCTAAAATATATCCAGGAATCGATAAAGCAGCCGACACAAGAAGATAACTCGCCAGGTTAGGTAGGAGGTGTTTGAGGAGGATCTTCACCGAGGATTGACCCAGAACAATGGCTGCATCGACAAAGGTTTGGGACCGTAGGGAAAGAACAAGTCCCCTAATCACTCTGGCAAATCCTGACCAACCAATGAAACTCAGTATGATGACGATAAGGAAGTAGACCTGAGCGGAACTAAACTTCACCCCAAAGATGCCTCTTAAAGCCAATAAAAGATAAAGAGCCGGTACGGCCATTAAAAACTCAGTCAGCCGCATCACGACATTGTCGAACCATCCTCCATAATAGCCCGAGAGCCCACCGATCAATAGGCCTAGAATCATGGTAATAGACACCCCAATCAGTCCGATACTTAAGGAAACTTGAGAGCCATACACTAATCTTGAAAAAACGTCTCTTCCCGTATTATCGCTACCCAACAGATAGACTCGATCCGGCTTATCCACCCCAAAAAGATGGATATCAGAAGGAAAAATTCCAAGCAATCGGTAGGCATATCCATGGACGAACCATTTCAGAGGACAGTAATCCCCCTCGATCACTTTATACATTGCTGACGATGGGTCTACATTTTTGTAACGTGCCACAACGAACCTAGCGGAGTGCCAATAAATTTTTGTCGGTGGATGATAGGTTTTCTTTAGATCTTGATCGGAAGGTTCGTAGGGTGCTAGAAAAGGGGCCAAAATCGCGATAAGATATAGAAACAAAAGGATAAGGCAAGCAGAAAGCCCAAAAGGATTTCTCAATAGTTCTTTAATATAAGATCTTTTCTCATTCATGATGGACGATTCGGGGATCGACCCAAGCCAAAAGAATATCGGCAATCAAATTCCCTAAAACTAATAAAAGACAACTAAAGACAACAGAACCTAAAACCACAAATTGGTCCTGTTTCATTAAAGCGGAATAAATCAGCTGCCCAATTCCTGGATAGTTCATTATGTTTTCCACTAAAAGAGAGCCGCTCAATAGTCCAGCAATAACATACCCAAAGGTACTTATTAAGGGGTTGATAGCATTCCGTAGCACATGCCGGAACATGACCGCATTTTCAGGAAGTCCCTTGGCTCTGGCCGTTAACACATAATCAGCACGGATCGCATCTAAAAAACTACCTCTCATTATCCGCATCATGTTGGCAACCCCTCCGATACCGAGGACAAGGGTGGGAAGCACCAGATGATAGGCTATGTCTACTAATTTGTCTATAGGAGAAAGAAAAGGATACTCTATGGATGTTAATCCTCCAATGGGGAACCAACCAGTGCGAGCGGCAAAGTAAACGGCGAGGAGGGCTAAAAAAAATTCCGGAAAAGAAATGGAAATGTAGGCTAAAAAGGAGCTGAGTCGATCTAATAAAGAATCTTTGTAAATAGCAGACAATACGCCAATTGGTATAGCAATACACCAGGCTAGCAATAGTGAACTGAGATTCAACAAAAGGGTGGCTTGCACCCTTTGCATCAGCAGCTCGATCACTGACATCTTATAAATCCAAGAATAACCAAAATCACCATGAAGAACGTTGTTTAGCCAAAGGAAATACCGTTCGTACCATGGTTTATCCAAACCAAATTTCTTTTCCAATGCTTCAATCATTTGGGGGCTGATATCCCTTTCAGCCTTCAAGGGGGTTAAATAGTTTGTTTGGGTCAAAGACATTAAGAAAAAAACCATAAAAGTGACTCCAAGCAAAAGAGGAATAAGAGCTAATAGTCTGCGGACGATAAATAAAATCATAATGATTGAAGATGGAAAAACCTAACAATAAGCTTTCTGACTTTAATCATCAACTGAAGTCGACAGCTTGCAGATTCATTAGTAAGGATTATGATAAAAAAGCTCTTGCATAAGATAAAAGAAAAAACACAATGTACAAGAATTTAGCTTATTTGGTTGTAATACTCTCATTGCTTTTCATAGGCCTCATCGTGAGCTTTTTTTCTATCATAGATGGCTATATTTCAAGTCAAGGGTTTAGAACATTTCTTTCTCGAAAAATCACCGAAGCCATTAAGGTAGAAGGGAGTTTTGAGCCATTGCATCTACAGGGAAATCTCCTCCTAACTGATAAATATACCGGTAGAGGAGAACCATCCAGTCCCATCGGAAGCATAGTCGGATCCAACATCGAATGCCAGCTTTTGCTACGAAAAATTTTTTCTGGTTCTTGGTACATAGAACAGCTCAATGTAAACACTCTAGAAATCGCCTTTAAAGAACAATTTCCTAAAGAACTTTCCACTGGCTCTCCAAATCCATCATTAGCCTCATATAGTGAAGCTGCCTCTCCGCATAAAGAAGCTTTTTATCAAAATTTGATCCCCAAAAAAGTGGAATTGAAGAAGATTGTCATCAACAACTGCACTTTAAAATGGCCTAAACAAATCGCTGGAGGGGGCAAGCTTTACAATATGTCCGTAGAGCTCTTAAAATCCTCTGGGACGGATATGTGGACAGCTCAAGGAAAAGGAGGACGTCTTACTTTCGGTTCTTTGGATCCACTCATAATAAAAGAGCTATTCCTAAAAATTTTTTCCGATGGACTCTATATCTCCAAGTGTGTTGTGGTTAGTGAACCTCATGGCCAGATAGAAGCCAATGGCGAATGGAAGTGGGCAAGCAAAGAAAAAAATATGGAATTGACTTTACACTCCCTGCCACTGCCCCTCTTTCTGCCTGCATCGTGGAAAGGAAAAATAGATGGGGATATCAATGGGAAAACTTTCTTAAGCCAGTCTCCAACAATGGAGACTTCTCTTGAGGGGACTATTTATTTGAAAAATGGAGTGATCGAAGCCCTTCCCTTGTTAGCTTCTTTAGCCCTTCTAGGGACAACAAACAGGCTACCTATTGATACAGGCAAAGCAACCCTTTTTATTTCAAAAAGCAAAACGGAACTTTCCAATATCGAAATGGAATGTAAAGGAAAAATCAGAATAGAAGGTCAAATCGAAGTGATAGGAGATCAACTTCATGGAAAGCTCTTTACAGGGATTAATCCAGGCCAACTTGAATTCCTACCTGGAGCTAAAGAAAAGGTTTTTTCCCAAGAAAAGAACGGCTATCAATGGACCACGGTGAATATTAGTGGCTCCCTCCAAGATCCTAAAGAAGACCTCAGCCCAAGGCTTACTGCAGCGGCCACAGAAACAATTAAAGAAAGTGCAGGTCAAATTATCCAATCGGCTCTCGATTTTATAAAAAAAATGCAAAAGAAAAGC
Coding sequences within:
- a CDS encoding beta/alpha barrel domain-containing protein, giving the protein MIHLDEIKVPLDVPESKKDAYKRIFFEITQGSGRLMLMAGDQKVEHLNDDFYGPGISPEDADPEHLFKIASKARIGAFATQLGLIARYGMDYPNVRYIVKLNSKTHLVKTAQRDPLSLLWLSFEQLDYFLETKPVPIVGVGYTIYPGSEFEAQMLTEAARLVFEAHQRGLIAIIWSYPRGKAVSNETDPHLVAGAAGLGACLGADFVKVNPPSVKEGDANLALKEAVAAAGRTRLICAGGKETAVKDFLSRLHAQIHIGGTYGNATGRNIHQKSLSEAVAFCNAIAAITFDGASVEEAFAIYKES
- the lpxA gene encoding acyl-ACP--UDP-N-acetylglucosamine O-acyltransferase, giving the protein MQTSIHPTAVVSEKAQIGAGVEIGPYAYIGEGVKIGDNCIIHPHAVLKGEIEIGPENEFYSFCVIGEKSQDLKYQGEPTYLKIGTNNVFREFSTVHRSTFKGQTTEIGSHNHFLAYTHIAHDCRIGDWCVFSNNATLAGHVVVEDHVTIGGLSAVHQFCRIGRFSMIGGCTKVVQDVIPFSLVDGNPAKLRSLNLVGLKRNHFSEEQIKSLKFALKLLLDGGLNISQALEELEKVTEKTQELMAIIRFIKDSERGVIR
- a CDS encoding bifunctional UDP-3-O-[3-hydroxymyristoyl] N-acetylglucosamine deacetylase/3-hydroxyacyl-ACP dehydratase; protein product: MQRTIREPVSVEGLSLHTGNPVRIVIKPAEADSGYVFKRVDLPDEPTVQVSVDNVRQTERATTIGEGNVKVHTVEHVLAALSGCGVDNALIELNANEPPIGDGSGMFLVNEILKVGTVEQDKAVSFFELREPVWVEGEDGAYIAAWPDQNFSISCTHVSHTGLFTQYFSWKYDIKSFVTEIAPARTFVFYEELVPLIEKGLIKGGSLDNAIVIRGEAVYSQQPLRFENEFVRHKIFDMIGDFALFPKRLKARVVAARPSHFLNVKFIREIQKAYKNYLSHLMPVENIPVGEGALDINEVMKILPHRYPFLMLDRVLGFQDDVKAIGQKAVTMNEAYFQGHFPGHPIMPGVLQIEAMAQLASILLLRKAGNAGKLGYFMSADKVKFRKPVMPGDTLIIEVEMTKARGKIGKAFGKCYVNKETVCEGELLFALVDG
- a CDS encoding ABC transporter substrate-binding protein: MIPFNSVRFHQCFSSRETFFLFHLSNPIKKGEKRESLALWWLLFFLLLFSLLAGGCNRQKKIQKAQRPAYPFFEEMETSSMPKGKQGGIFIETSAAEPSTFNWLVSEDATSASFLNLMFDSLLSYDPIEDHVIPGLAKQWEVAPDNKTFRFKLRKGLSWSDGVPLTADDVIFSFACIYDPRFPNRNAYDLSVNGKPFKVEKIDDQTIQIQTPEIFAPFLRYMSGFPLMPKHILEPYFKDGSLQNQWNISTAKKDPKSIVASGPFLILSYNPGERIVLEANPRYWKKADGDIRLPYIDYLIVKFVKDANASLIAFASGQTDIEGISPDNVAWVQKGENIYHYTIYDRGPSTASSFLWFNQNPGKNKNNDPYVLPYKLKWFQNRLFRQAISYAIDREGIINGVLFGRGTPLWGPETPANVKWYNPNVKKYPYNPSLALQLLEQAGFHRDATGRLFDQDNHPVSFTLLTNQENPIRTAMATIFKENLKQIGIEVLLQFIDFGTLVTKISDSYEYEACLLGLTGGGDPADGMSVFMSKGRLHQWYPNQPQPATPWEAEIDRLMVEQLTTLDEAKRIQCWFKVQEIMSEEQPYIYLVTPNTYVGLKNRWRNVKIPRIGPLVWNIEEIWTP
- a CDS encoding methylated-DNA--[protein]-cysteine S-methyltransferase; the protein is MISTQDRPKEHIFLESVVGPVRIVLIEGQPASLQQIDPKTPHLSKWILESQRQSPMLFSLLSKSLLNGDIFEGELSLQGLPPFYKMVLERVKTIPKGTVKTYSQLAEEIGHPLAVRAVGSALAKNPLPLLIPCHRVIRKNGQIGHYSLGGKSMKEKLLKLEGFKPFP
- a CDS encoding class I SAM-dependent methyltransferase, with the protein product MWIDSTILASFQRSLTDIHRVYTSEWGWIERYGEDYVVVLNEEQRKEELVESLFCWSRSHGLSPRRVFLKKRFKKECPASEGLLQLYGEETLPLQTICHENGLSYSIRFHGGSSPGLFIDQRQNRLFLRKRKIGKLLNLFAFSCSFGLCAAVAGGQSWNVDLSAKFLEWGKENYRLNGVDPTGHTFLAIDARESLKLLRKKHLRFDHIIIDPPTFSCGRHGKHFSFPRDFEAMLDQALDLCSEELTTLFLSTNYRKWETKRLFSKAQKVAAKKNLKLSLLHGPFPLPDIPLTELPACCWIEVRR
- a CDS encoding ABC transporter ATP-binding protein, with protein sequence MTGPTASSPLLSVNSLKVYFPIRKSLLGRSKEWVKAVDDVTFTIKEGQTIGLVGESGSGKTTIGRTIVRLQDPTSGSILYEGRPIHNLSQKQFRPYRKKIQMIFQDPHNSLNPRLTIESILREPLDIHFPGMEKKQKKEKIVELLEKVGLSAEHLYRYPHEFSGGQRQRIGIARALAVGPKLIICDEPVSALDVSVQAQIINLLMDLQQEFNLSYLFISHDLAVVEYLSDYVLVLNKGRIVEEGSPEEIYKNPKDEYTKKLIASIPSI
- a CDS encoding ABC transporter ATP-binding protein, translated to MLLQVEDLHVHFLTQSGEIPALRGVSFSIEKAESVAIVGESGSGKSVTALSLTKLLESPPAVYKKGKILYEGVDLLALSQKELRKYRGGEIAYVFQEPSTSLNPVYSIGFQLLEAIELHQPHLKDKKVLGLEVLQKVGIVDCQRVWKSYPHELSGGMQQRVMIAMALLCKPKLLVADEPTTALDVTIQAQILELFAKIQKDLAMSVLLITHNFGIVKGFSDRVVVMFRGQVVEEGPTEKVIYSPTHPYTKALIDCVPRLGEKGKRLRAIDYSLIESSLNL
- a CDS encoding ABC transporter permease, which encodes MNEKRSYIKELLRNPFGLSACLILLFLYLIAILAPFLAPYEPSDQDLKKTYHPPTKIYWHSARFVVARYKNVDPSSAMYKVIEGDYCPLKWFVHGYAYRLLGIFPSDIHLFGVDKPDRVYLLGSDNTGRDVFSRLVYGSQVSLSIGLIGVSITMILGLLIGGLSGYYGGWFDNVVMRLTEFLMAVPALYLLLALRGIFGVKFSSAQVYFLIVIILSFIGWSGFARVIRGLVLSLRSQTFVDAAIVLGQSSVKILLKHLLPNLASYLLVSAALSIPGYILGEAALSFLGLGIQEPSASWGLMLAQAQDMKVFMLNFWWLLTPGIAILITVVAFNMLGDVLRDLVDPKFRIYQTKRG